The following is a genomic window from Treponema pallidum subsp. pallidum str. Nichols.
CCTACGCAGGAATAAAAGTCCACGCAGAGCCACTCTGCCTATGCACAGCAACTTCTACTGAACTAGGAAAAACAACCGCTGTATACCAGCGCTACTCGGTCAGAACGAAAGGTAGGAGCGCAACGGCGCGGGAACGCTTGACTTCGAGAGCAACACGGCGCTGGTGTTTGGCACACGTACCGGTGATGCGTCTCGGCAGAATCTTACCCCGCTCTGTGATAAAGCGACGAAGCGTGTCCGGATCCTTATAATCAGCTAAAAGCTTCTGCGTGCAAAAACGGCATACTTTCTTTCGATAGAATTGTCTGTTTTTCTTGGGTGCGCTCTCTTCACTTTCACGAGGAGAACTGAGATGCGTATCCAGGTCAACACTCGGATGATCTTCTGCCATGATATGCTCCTAGAAGTGGAAAAATTAGCACGCCCAATTCCTTTCTGAGGTCCAGGCGAACGCCAGGTTCGGTCATACTTTTATTCATTATGCATGCTCCTTGTGGGGAAAGAGACCTAAAATGGAACGGTGTCCAGATCTGAACTTGAAAAATCAGCCTCATCAAGGGACGAGGTTGCGTCCAGTCCTCTTTTCTCACCCAAGATATCGCCTGTGGGTGACCTAGAATCTGAGGATGTGCCGCGGACACGACCAGCGGTCGACTCGGCGGCAACGCGCGAGGAAGAAAACTCACCGTCCTCGGCACGAGCAGCGCCACCGAGGACAGAACCGAGGAGTTGAACGTTAGTCGCAGAGATCTCTACCTTGCTGCGTGACTGCCCCTCTTGCTCCCAACGGCTTTGACGCAATTCCCCCTCGACGGCTACCTGCTTGCCTTTGATAAGATACTGGCTGATGACTTCGCCCTGGCGTCCCCATAGAACGATATCGAAGAAATTAACTTCCTCAACC
Proteins encoded in this region:
- the rpsR gene encoding 30S ribosomal protein S18, coding for MAEDHPSVDLDTHLSSPRESEESAPKKNRQFYRKKVCRFCTQKLLADYKDPDTLRRFITERGKILPRRITGTCAKHQRRVALEVKRSRAVALLPFVLTE
- a CDS encoding single-stranded DNA-binding protein, whose amino-acid sequence is MADVNHVVLVGRLTRDAELKYTSAGGALCRFSVAINRRRKSGDDWVEEVNFFDIVLWGRQGEVISQYLIKGKQVAVEGELRQSRWEQEGQSRSKVEISATNVQLLGSVLGGAARAEDGEFSSSRVAAESTAGRVRGTSSDSRSPTGDILGEKRGLDATSSLDEADFSSSDLDTVPF